AACATCAATCGGTCATTTATGATATGGTGAAGATATATTTGCcaaatttttttgattaaaaacCATCACCGGGTATGTTCTATGTTAAGATTTATCTAGGGCTTCATGGctagtttattttggtttcatgttTAGTTTCTGTTCGATGGAGTAAATTAAAaagtttttctttaaaaaattatCTAATGTAAGTTTAATCATCTCTATCAATGAAAAAACTTgtgttaacaatttttttttttctttttgatctatagtctttacatatttttttattttttttgatctaTAATCTTTAATTACATATTCTTCATTAGTGTATATCTAGATAGAATGGGGTATCATGTGTATCTAGATACAATGTCAGTTTATGAATACATGATTTCTGTAGCATTTGAGAAGTATCGTTATTGGCATTGACATGGTATGTTGATTCTCTCACTATGTATAATGATCTTGGGCGAAGGTGACCTCATTTCCAGTCTTTTACCAAGCCAAAAGCTAGGTCCTAGACAAAGATTGTTTTTGGAAATGTAGCAGGTTCTTAGGGAAGAACTCATGCTCTGTATCATGCACAACTGCAGCTATCTGTTGGATTTGTAAGCAATATTACCTTCAAAAAGTTACAGTAACATGGGCTGGCATAAAACATTTTCGCGtgctatcttttttctttttaagctATAGTCTTTAAACCATTATTGTTTGCATTGGTTGTGTATATATGTCTATTGATATGGATTATAGGACTTGCAGAAAACTAAATCGTTCACAAGAAAGGAATAAAAAAACGAAAACTAACATACAGTAGAAACGAAAGTAACCAAATCTAAAAACTCCAGTACTGACAAACCGAAAAGTAAACTAATCCATAGACTCCAATactgaaaacaaaaaagaaaactaacctaaaGACTCCAATATTGACAAACTGAAATGAAAACTAATCTAAAGACGCCAATACTGACGAACTGAAATGAAAACTAATCTAAATAATCCAATACTATAAAGAAAAATGTGAAGATCATTCCTGTGGTGTTTCATTTTCTTGTTGATCTAGTTGATGTTGTAGAACTTCAAGCGCTTCTTTTGCTGCGGTTATGACTTCACTGTCACACTGAATGCAAGTTGGAAATTCACCAATTCTAATCAAATGATCTTTCTTCATATGTGGGATATAATAATCATTATCTcctttcttctttaagatttcaTTCATGCACGTTTGTAACGTTAGAAATACGTTGTTTATCAGGTAACTCAGATACTCTTGAAAAGACTTTTCCACGCCCGCAACCAATTCAGGCACGGTATTTGGAGCCTCAGAGTGTTGATGTTCATCTATAGATCTAAAATATCCAAGATCATTGACATTTAAATCTGGACTATTTGGAGGTTGAAAACATATCGCGCATCCAATCCAGATTGTCGAACAGCTTCACAAAATTGTTCATCATCAATAGCAATGTGTGGCCTTGCGTTATCTTGTTGAATGAAGATTGTACGACCGTCATGTGGCCATTTTTGTATGATAGCAGGGAGTAGTTTGTTGATCAAAAACTCGCGAGTAACCTTTTGTGTGATTGACTTAATTGGTTTCATCTCAAGAGTACCTGCAACTCGATTTTTGCTTTTCCTCTTTGCGGCCTCCATAAAAACGAACGCCCACATTCCAATTTTCCCGTCGAATGTAGTATTTCCAGATTCATCATACCGGGGACGAACTAATGCCGACAAAAACATAACTTTTGGAATAAAATTCTTACTAGTACATCTACGTATCGGCGACGCTTCCATTGGATGAAGATAATACTTTTGAGTCGTCTTAGACATATGGAACCACTTTTCATCAATGTGAATCCGGTCATACATACCAGAAAATACTGCTGGGGATACACTCTCATCTAGCATCTCAAGATAATGCTTAAGTCTAGCTATTCTTGTTTTGAGTGAGAAGCCTGGTTTAATGGCATTTGAGTGTGCTTTAATACTTCCATCTTTGATTCTTCTCCAAACAGTGGTCTTTGACATCCCCAAAGCCTTTGATGTTGATCTTATATTTGTTCTCCGAAGGAAAGGAATCAAGCGCATCATCTCCAGATCAATCTGTATTTTTTGCGACCAATCTTTTTGGGCATTCTTGAGGAAACATTAGCAGGACTTCCATTTTGAAGATTGTTTTTTGCAGCACGCCAAAGTCTTTCAACGGATCTTTTCCCTACAGAAAAATGATTAACAACCTTTAACAACACACCTCTTGGTAACTTATCATGAATAGTTTCATTAAAAAGCATTTGTATGATTAATCTCTTTTTTATCAGTAGTGAGATTTTTTCTCTTGTTACACTGTATGTTGGTAGGAAAAACTGGCTCTTCTTCTGCGGGTAGATTTAAATCAGGAAGATTAGGAGGGGGAGGGGGAGGTGGAGGTGGATTAAAGTTATCATTATCTTCTGGCAATTGATTCGAATCAATTTCCATCTCTCTTTGTTTGGTAACAAAAGATTTCTAACACCATATTTATAGAAACAATACATATCTTTAGATTTAAATTTGGAGATAATTTTGGCTCCAAGAAGGAAAGTTCAAATAAATTAAGCAATTCtgaaaatttcaaattttgaaatttactCAGAAAAATTTGATTGATTTTGAGCTCAAGTTGgttgtgattaacatttggaaacttgaatttcaaaattttcgTTTAAAATTTTGGCTCCAATATTTTGCCTCCAATTATATCTTGGTTTATGGGTAAAATTTTGGTTTATGAAGAGAGAACAGAAGAATTGTTGATCATCAATGGGATTGAACAAAAAACTAGGGGAGGAGGTGGAAGACGAAGAGAAtggtttgagttttttttttcttcatacgcTCTTTTAAGTAACAGAATATCAGAGAATATTTAATATGGATAACTTCACAATGTACACACAGTTTTTATATTTGAAGAGATATTTATTAATTATCATAACAATAAATATGGGTAAATCAGGTAGTATTAAGAAAATttagaaaaattaaaatttttcttatttgaCGAGATTTACACTTCTCCGCCTTTTGACGAAATTTTTACTGTTTTAACTTTTAATGCGTGTGCTATacacacatttatttatttttaatgcgTCTGCTGTATTAAAAGCACAGGTGAACTGCCTAATCTTATGCGTCTCTTTGAGTACCACGTGTTTGGTGACAGTTACGAAGTTATATCACAGCGTCGAGATTCTCTTATATATACGGGTTGTAAATCCTGTTGTAGACATCACATTCACCCACCCTcgattataattttattttagtgaaaaatactagaaccccctactatatgggttcaatatatagaagccccacaaaatggatccttcactatcaactccatactttaggaaaatgatactgctaggcccaaaaaatcaaatttttttcatatctggcccataattaattattatgaattttaataatgacaacactaccctttactatatatacaagaggaatctcagtagatattttcatttatctgttctttttctctctctcttctccTTTCATTTTCTCTTTCAGCTCCGGcggaaaaaccctagaaaacttcTTCGTCGTCTCCAAATTTCACCGATCTTCATTTTTTTCATCGATTTCATCTCCGTAATCTCATATTTCGAAATTATTCATCGATTTATCATCATTTTAAGCTTAGATTCATCCATTTCGTAATCCAAAACCTATAAAAATTCAGTGAAATGTCTGTGAAATTAACTCATAATGCGATTTCTGCTATTCTTAGAGGCGATTCAAACTTAAAACCTCTAGTTCGAGTATTTAGATAGAAAATCTACTGGTAAATCACAAGATCGGCTTCAATTACTTGTTTCTGACTCAGTTTCGTCTCAATATGCTGTTTTAGCAACTCAGTTGAATGAGAAAGTGTTCAATGGCGATATTCGTAAAGGATTTGTGGTTCAATTGATTGACTACATGTGTAATATTAAGTTTTCTCTAAATTTCGATCTAATTTTAGgcttgatttcaattttttggtGTTACGAATCTTTGAAATGATTCTTAGTAGGTTTAAACTAATACAGGTGTTGCTTAAACTAGAACTTTATACCGTGTTTTGTTGTGTTTGAATGATTTTATGATTGTGTTTtgtgttggatgtggaattgttGCAGGGAAGGTGAAACAGAGAGGCTCAAAAATTACTGGAAAAGTTGTTTATCCATTAACAAAGACAGTACACATCGTATGTTTGAGAAAAGGCATGAATGAGCTCTTCTTCACTATTTCAAGCTCATCTGATTcttgttgagtctctatgcaagtGTTATTCCTGCAATTGTTTTGCCATGAGTTACTGGATTGGATTTGTTTAATCTTAAATTAATAAAATGAACTCAAGCGACAATAACAGCTTCAATCATTTACATTTTGTTGGAACAAGAAGCTTGAGAGCCTTGAGGTAAACTAATTCCTCATGATATATTAATActtcctcttgattttatgattctTATAACTTTGACTTGCCGTACGTGTTTCGGTGATTGACACTCTAAGCATCATCCTTGACAGGCACTAAAGAACACATTTAAGAAATTGGACCATGACGTAAATATACAAGAGTTTTTTGGCACAAGGTATGTATGACTTTAAGCATTGTCGAGAGACACTCTGTAGACTTACCATCAAGTGTCTTTTTTAACACCATTCACCATTTTTTCTTTACCAGACCAAAAACCAGATATCACCCTTTTAATAGGAAAACAAGAGAGAAGGGTCCATTTTTGCAGTACTCAAGCTGTTGAGGTATGTCTCACGAATGACAGTAACTATatcattcatttttattttattttatggaatTCAATATGTACTCCATGTTGTCATAAGTAAATGTAATACTGACAGGTGCTGACAAATCAGTCGAGACTCTTGCAAGCTCAACTATCGAAAATGCGTAATAGACTGAGGTGCCACTCCATAAATATTTCTCATCTCAATTATTTGGTTGTTGTTTGTATTAGCGGTCATGTACTTAATT
This genomic stretch from Papaver somniferum cultivar HN1 chromosome 5, ASM357369v1, whole genome shotgun sequence harbors:
- the LOC113277180 gene encoding uncharacterized protein LOC113277180 — protein: MMRLIPFLRRTNIRSTSKALGMSKTTVWRRIKDGSIKAHSNAIKPGFSLKTRIARLKHYLEMLDESVSPAVFSGMYDRIHIDEKWFHMSKTTQKYYLHPMEASPIRRCTSKNFIPKVMFLSALVRPRYDESGNTTFDGKIGMWAFVFMEAAKRKSKNRVAGTLEMKPIKSITQKVTREFLINKLLPAIIQKWPHDGRTIFIQQDNARPHIAIDDEQFCEAVRQSGLDARYVFNLQIVQI